From the Halobellus litoreus genome, the window ATCCCCTTGAGGAACATCGTCCGGTTCGTGTGACACCAGCCCTTGGGGTGGCCGGTGCTTCCGGAGGTCCACGCGACCGTCACGATGTCGTCCTCCTCGACGAGCACGTCCGGGGCGACCGGGTCCGCGTCGGCGAGTCGCGGCGAGAGCGCCGTCTCGTGCTCCCGTTCCGGTTCTCCGGTGCTGAAGACGGCGGTGAGTCGGCCCAGCTGTTCGCGCCCGACCATCTCCGCGAACGACTCGGCGATCTCGCTATCGACGACGGCGAGCGTCGGTTTCGTCTTGTCGAGGCACTGCCGGAACGAGGCCGGCGCGATGCGCTTGTGGAGGTTCGTCGTCACGGCACCGGCCTTGAGCGCCCCGTTGAACAGGATCGCGTGCTGGACCGAGGGCTTCGAGAAGAACGCGATCCGGTCGCCCTTGCTCACGTACTCGCCGAAGACGTTCGCGGCGCGGCGGCTTCGCTCTTCGAACTCCGCCCAGGTGACCGACTCGGTGGCGTCCTCGAACGCGATCGCCTCCCCGCTCTTGGCCGCGTTGTGCGCGGAGAGGTCCTTGAGCGCCGGGAGGTCGTTGTGGATCCGGTGCATCTTACTGCTCGATGAACTCGGGGAAGAGGCGCTTGTGCGGGGGCTCGATGTCGTAGAGGTCACAGAAGTTCCCGCCGAGAATCTTGTTGAGTTCGTCCTGCGGGACGTCGTGGTCCATCGCGTACTTGTTGAGCATCCGCAGCGAGGTGCCCCAGTAGTCGGGCTGGTGAGCGGGGACGCCGTCGCTGCTGAACTGCTCCCACCGGATCGACGGGAAGTCCATCGGGCTCTCAGAGTTGTTCGATTTCGCGATCATCGACGCGCCCCAGTCGGTCCCCCACAGGAGTTGATCGGGACCGATGTCGGGGTCGTTCATCGGCCGGTTGAGAATGTCGTCCCACCACAGGCCGACTTCGAGGTAGACGTTGTCGTGCTGCTGAGCGACCATACACGCGCGCTCGACGTTGTACCGCCAGTGCCCCTGGATGCCACCGTGCTCGAAGACGAGGTCGACGTCGGGGTACTCCGCGAGGATGTCGGTCGCGTTGAGCGGGTCCCGCCAGTCCGGGAGTTTGTCCTGCTCTCTGAGGCCGCCCGCCTGATACCCGGAGGCCGCGCCGGGGTGCCAGCGGATCGGCACGTCGTGCTTGGCCGCCACGTCGAAGAACGGTCGGATCCGCTCCTTGCGCTCGCGCCACGTCAGCCGCTCTTCGAGCATCGGGTCCGAGGGCATAAACTCGCCGATGCCG encodes:
- a CDS encoding amidohydrolase family protein; translation: MKLGRFVVDTHVHGQRHAVRFSQSDEDAEYSRLGELMHTATPADEADDDDAVIVYDNSDRLVYDMDSYGVDMCLLLPAFGMTNEINKQIIDKHPEKFVACAYPVQTKKAAMRGEEEWTPERAAEELDEVLSWDGMVGIGEFMPSDPMLEERLTWRERKERIRPFFDVAAKHDVPIRWHPGAASGYQAGGLREQDKLPDWRDPLNATDILAEYPDVDLVFEHGGIQGHWRYNVERACMVAQQHDNVYLEVGLWWDDILNRPMNDPDIGPDQLLWGTDWGASMIAKSNNSESPMDFPSIRWEQFSSDGVPAHQPDYWGTSLRMLNKYAMDHDVPQDELNKILGGNFCDLYDIEPPHKRLFPEFIEQ